TATGGGTGTGGGCATACAACTCCCGAGGCCGACTCCTATATATTGCATCCTAAGGAGGGAGTCTTGAGATAGATTGTGCTTTGAACACTTTCCCAGCTCACTCCTATATATTGCATCCAAGGGTGACTTAGATTAATACTATATGAAACAGTTTAATTGATCAGTCGATAATTTGAGAAGTGTAGGTCTTTTTTTATAACTTGATATATAGAAAGAGTAGTTAGACAAAACTTTAGCCCAAAGAGAACATCATTAATGGTCTACATCAAATTTTCATGGACCACATAGTAATATATGAGGTTCCGAAATAGATCTGTCAATTACTGAGTGATTGAACTATCGTCTAATTTAATCCGTGCAAGATACCTCAACCCCAACTACTttgtttttgcaatttttgaaTCAAACAACACTGTCTATGAAGACGACTTAAAAAATGTGGTTTGCAAGGTTGGAAATTCCAATTACTCTCTTAGCTGCCCACCCCGGAGGCCCTAACTAACTAATGGCGGGTCCAATAAACTAAACTCATGAAATCAGACTTGATGATCCAATAAACTAAAGTCGTGCGATAAAGGTTGTCATCGATGTTGGGAGGCAGAGGCTATGCAACAATAATCATTTGTCAGTGAATGACTTGAAAAACAAAAGTGAACCTCAACTGTTAGAATTGCAGCATCGTAAGATCAACAACTCTAGAAGCCAAATTTATTGGAGAGATGGGCTTAATCATCCCCAACCCCACCCCACCCCACAAAAAAAGAGACCAATGAAGATAGCTTCTGCGACAACTCGCTCAATAAATCTTCTTATACGTTCCATCTAAACTTATTTAGTGCTAGGAATTGCTTCTATCAAATTCACATAAAAAACTATAGTACATAATTCTCaacaaagggagtactatgCATTAGCAATATGACATTTTTCCACAAGAAAAACACTAGTGTGAATCTAGAAGTCATTATAAAAGATCAGAACTAATTTTCACTCTCCACATATTGTAGCACCCAAATTCATTACATAAACAAGACAAGCACCCATAACGAAACATTTCTCTCAGCCCATAAATACagcaattttcttcttctaatgTAAAGATGCAAGTCTCAAACACAAAAATCAGTATCAGGGGCAACCAAATGCAAGGTAACAACTAACAAAACATTGATAGTCATTGCATAATTATTGTTATgctatgattttaaaaaagatgaaCAAAATCAAGTTCAACATAAGGATGACTAGAAAGTATATcaagttcaattttttttaagaatgaacaaaaaatcatgtttaaaAGGAGACCAATGCAGTTAACAAGTGGGCAAGACAATATAGGAGTACGAAAATGGAACAATACAATGAAATTTCGCATCAGCTATGGTTAAATAGAACATAAACAAATATGACTAAATACTCCCATGTCAAAAACTATTAATAGATGAATTAAAGGCGTTTCTCACAAAAAAAGCTTCAGGTGGAAGCAGGAACAAAATTCCAAACattcaaaacataaataacaAGGTAGTATCTTAATTCAATTCAACCAAAATTCgattataacaataaaaaacgCAAACATTTTAACGGTAGGATTTCTGGAACCTCGCACGAGCACCGCGACCTCCAAACTTCTTCGGCTCGCAGCGACGGGGATCAGCCACCAGCAAGGTACGATCGTACCTGCCGAGAATGTCCTTGATCTCCTTCTTAGACTGCTCATCGACGTACTTCTGGTAGTAGGCGACGAGTGCCTTGGCAATAGACTGGCGGATAGCGTAGATCTGGGAGGTGTGACCGCCTCCTTTCACGCGGATGCGCATATCGACGCCGGCGAAGCGGTGGCGGCCGAGGAGGAGGATGGGCTCAAACGCCTTGTAGCGGAGGATTTCCGGCTGGATGAGCTCGATGGGAACTCCGTTGATTTTAATCAGGCCGCGGCCGCGCTTGCAGTGAGTGACGGCAACGGCTGTCTTCTTGCGCCCGAAGCATTGGACGGATTCGGTCGGGGTCGGGGCCGCCATGGTTGGGGAGGATTGGGGGAGCGGAGGTACACTGTGATGGAATTGgggattagggttttgatgAATTGCTTAAATACCACCACTTTTTCTTAGTTACCCTTTTTTCTGATTTGGGCCTATCTCGATATATTGGGCTAACTAGTTAAATTAAATGGGTTATTAACAATGAAAATTCTTGGGCTCTTTAAACATCAAAGCATATAGCTCACTAAACGCTATACAAAAATATAGAGTAGCCTTTGTTTATAAAGGaggagtattagttattttataatgaattttGATCGAATTATAACctttgaattataaattttattttattagtaattttatttatatacaaaatgtcatttttttaatgatgcTCAAAACAatgtactactagtaattttgTTCATTGATGCTCCTTCCGTTCCCttatagttgaatcattttttcatttcgtgAAGTTCccttatagttgagtcatttttatatatagtaacttttttctctttcttactacTTTATACTCTCtacctttttatatatactcatcattcatttcttaaactccataccgaaaagtttcgccttaactatgagggaacggagggagtatttctttgtttatcttatttctctcttcattttattgaaatattgttgTTAGACGTAGATTTGTACATGAATAaaacaattgagaaaaattaaatttcaaatttaatattctaattttaaaggACATGGGATAaaccagaatttgaccaaGGTTCATAACTCAAATGGCTAGATGATAAATAGTCAACTAAAATGTGATTATTGGACTTTAGATTATGATAGATGATAGATGATagataaattatataatgacgataaaaatatataaaatagtgaTGGATAATTTacgtaaataaaaaatgcaaatttacaagaacatacaaaattaacaaaaaagaaaaatgtatagTAATTGAAggaaatgttttaatttaaatgtgaTAATATTCGTGATCCATGGACCatattgaaaaatcaaaaagagTTATTAAACTGaatataacttttttatataattaatccaCGTAACAATAGCACGTTTTAACAATAGCATGTTTTATTAAATCAGAAAGAAGCCACAAGTCACGTAACTTGAAAATGTACTCCATTTGTTTCATAATAAGAGGTGCTATCAGCTGATACGACGGCACAATGTAATCCCGTCACCTATGGCGAGCTGACAAATCTCAAACCTCTTATCAGCAGAGATAGCCTTGTTGAACTCCAACACGAAATCTCTACTGTCTCTAATGTATTTCGGCATCGGAGCGTCTAATGGGGCCACCACAGACCCGTTCCATAGGGTGTTGTCGTACCCAATCAACCCTCCAACCTTGACCAATTCTATCAGCCTATTGTGGTAGTTCCAGTAGTTGACCTTGTCGGCATCCACAAATACGAAATCAAACATCCCATGATTCTTGCTCTGcaaaaagaataaatcaagaaaatacaCCACTAACACTCTTGTTAATACGATAAAACTGAATGATGAAATAGAATGTGATTCCTATTTATTGGTACAATAGAACGAAGAAGGGAATAGAATAAGAATGCAAagaaattgtgattttattcctatcttcattctattagcaacggttttcattttgttaaCATGTAGACTTACATCTTTAATCATTTGATCAAGAACCGGTAAAGCAGGGCCTTCTCTGAAATCAATTTTGTGTGCGACGCCAGCCTTTACAATGACCGGCAAACCCAAATCGTAATTCTCTCTATCAACGTCCATAGCCAATATCTGCTaatcaattataatttattacgaAGATACAATATGAGAGCTCACACTGTAATTATTGACGtcaa
The genomic region above belongs to Salvia hispanica cultivar TCC Black 2014 chromosome 3, UniMelb_Shisp_WGS_1.0, whole genome shotgun sequence and contains:
- the LOC125211222 gene encoding 40S ribosomal protein S16-like, yielding MAAPTPTESVQCFGRKKTAVAVTHCKRGRGLIKINGVPIELIQPEILRYKAFEPILLLGRHRFAGVDMRIRVKGGGHTSQIYAIRQSIAKALVAYYQKYVDEQSKKEIKDILGRYDRTLLVADPRRCEPKKFGGRGARARFQKSYR
- the LOC125215650 gene encoding caffeoyl-CoA O-methyltransferase-like isoform X2 codes for the protein MAESESGHKSLMHKSLLQSDALYQYILETSVYPREHEAMKELREITAKHPMNMMATSSDQVQFLGMLLKLMNAKNTMEIGVFTGYSLLATALALPPDGKILAMDVDRENYDLGLPVIVKAGVAHKIDFREGPALPVLDQMIKDSKNHGMFDFVFVDADKVNYWNYHNRLIELVKVGGLIGYDNTLWNGSVVAPLDAPMPKYIRDSRDFVLEFNKAISADKRFEICQLAIGDGITLCRRIS
- the LOC125215650 gene encoding caffeoyl-CoA O-methyltransferase-like isoform X1 — encoded protein: MAESESGHKSLMHKSLLQSDALYQYILETSVYPREHEAMKELREITAKHPMNMMATSSDQVQFLGMLLKLMNAKNTMEIGVFTGYSLLATALALPPDGKQILAMDVDRENYDLGLPVIVKAGVAHKIDFREGPALPVLDQMIKDSKNHGMFDFVFVDADKVNYWNYHNRLIELVKVGGLIGYDNTLWNGSVVAPLDAPMPKYIRDSRDFVLEFNKAISADKRFEICQLAIGDGITLCRRIS